A genomic region of Planococcus kocurii contains the following coding sequences:
- a CDS encoding SulP family inorganic anion transporter, whose product MNTLSYKEQWFGNIRGDVLAGIVVALALIPEAIAFSIIAGVDPMVGLYASFSISVIIAFVGGRPGMISAATGAMALAMVLLVRDHGLDYLLAATVLTGVLQLIFGLLKVARFMKFIPRAVMIGFVNSLAILIFMAQVPFIFGINALTYVFVGVTLAIVYILPRFFTAIPAPLIAILVLTGVVIYSGIDMQNVGSLGTISQTLPSFFIPSVPFNFETLQIIFPTALALSVIGLLESLLTASIIDDATETGSDKNQEARGQGIANIITGFFGGMAGCAMIGQSGINVQSGGRGRLSSFVAGAFLMFLIIVLGNWVVQIPMPVLAGIMVMVCIGTFDWSSFKYLATAPKADAIVMLLTVVVVVYTHDLSKGVFAGVILSAMLFAAKISKVEVRKEGLESNVSNRYTIHGQLFFASSQDFVSAFDKVEASEQVVLDFSDATVWDDSGVGAIDRVMNKLQAQGQSVEIVGLNASSQKLVDKLATFSTASKGTS is encoded by the coding sequence TTGAATACACTATCTTATAAAGAACAATGGTTCGGCAATATCCGCGGAGACGTTTTGGCCGGAATTGTTGTCGCACTTGCACTTATTCCGGAAGCGATTGCTTTCTCAATCATCGCGGGTGTCGATCCGATGGTTGGTTTATACGCTTCGTTTTCAATTTCCGTCATCATCGCTTTTGTCGGTGGACGGCCAGGTATGATTTCGGCAGCAACGGGAGCTATGGCACTCGCTATGGTCTTGCTAGTTCGTGATCATGGTCTGGACTATTTACTAGCCGCCACCGTGCTGACGGGTGTGTTGCAGTTAATTTTTGGTCTTTTAAAAGTTGCCCGTTTTATGAAATTTATCCCACGGGCTGTCATGATTGGTTTTGTCAACTCGTTAGCGATTTTGATTTTCATGGCACAAGTACCGTTTATTTTCGGCATTAATGCGTTGACTTACGTTTTTGTTGGCGTTACGTTGGCGATTGTTTATATTTTGCCTCGTTTTTTCACAGCTATTCCAGCACCTTTGATTGCAATTCTTGTCTTGACAGGTGTTGTTATATACAGTGGAATCGATATGCAAAATGTCGGTAGTCTTGGTACCATTTCACAAACATTGCCAAGCTTCTTTATCCCGAGCGTACCATTTAATTTCGAAACTTTACAAATTATTTTCCCAACTGCATTGGCACTTTCCGTTATCGGTTTGCTCGAGTCTTTATTAACTGCGTCGATTATTGATGATGCAACAGAAACTGGATCTGATAAAAACCAAGAAGCACGGGGACAAGGCATTGCAAACATTATTACTGGCTTTTTCGGTGGAATGGCAGGTTGTGCGATGATCGGACAATCAGGCATTAACGTTCAGTCTGGAGGACGTGGACGATTGTCAAGCTTTGTTGCTGGGGCCTTCCTAATGTTCCTCATTATCGTTTTGGGCAATTGGGTTGTCCAAATTCCAATGCCTGTTCTAGCTGGCATTATGGTAATGGTTTGCATCGGTACTTTTGACTGGAGTTCGTTCAAGTATTTAGCGACAGCTCCAAAAGCGGATGCCATCGTTATGTTGTTAACAGTTGTTGTTGTTGTTTATACACATGATTTATCAAAAGGTGTATTTGCCGGTGTTATTTTAAGCGCTATGTTGTTTGCCGCTAAAATTTCTAAGGTCGAAGTGCGTAAAGAAGGATTAGAATCCAATGTGTCGAATAGATATACCATACATGGACAATTATTTTTCGCTTCTTCACAAGATTTTGTTTCTGCATTCGACAAAGTTGAAGCTTCTGAACAAGTTGTATTGGACTTTTCGGATGCAACAGTATGGGACGACTCAGGCGTTGGAGCAATCGACCGGGTCATGAACAAACTGCAAGCACAAGGACAGTCTGTTGAGATTGTCGGGTTAAATGCTTCAAGTCAAAAGCTTGTAGACAAACTAGCAACCTTCAGTACTGCAAGTAAAGGCACATCATAA
- a CDS encoding universal stress protein codes for MYEKILVAADGSDHSKRAAHEAVRMAKTNPQAFVTLLYVIDYEKARTEILHGQSSDEVHLERRKHLVPLEEIFRSAGINFETKTLHGVPGPTIVKHANETGYDVVLIGSRGLNTLQEMVLGSVSHKVAKRVEAPVIIVK; via the coding sequence ATGTATGAGAAAATTTTAGTGGCAGCAGATGGCTCGGATCATTCAAAACGAGCTGCTCATGAAGCCGTCAGAATGGCCAAAACTAATCCACAGGCTTTTGTCACTTTGCTTTATGTCATCGATTACGAAAAAGCACGGACAGAAATTCTTCATGGCCAAAGCAGCGACGAAGTTCATTTGGAACGTCGTAAGCATCTAGTACCACTCGAAGAAATCTTCCGGTCTGCTGGTATTAACTTTGAAACGAAGACGCTTCACGGTGTTCCTGGACCAACCATCGTCAAACATGCTAATGAGACTGGTTACGATGTCGTCTTGATCGGCAGCCGCGGATTAAACACATTGCAAGAAATGGTACTTGGCAGCGTCAGCCATAAAGTGGCTAAACGCGTTGAGGCACCCGTTATTATCGTCAAATAA
- a CDS encoding fluoride efflux transporter FluC has protein sequence MIGIAIGGFLGAITRYVFYLLVESRLWQPKVATWLVNTIGSLVLGLFIGSGNLSVFWITGFLGAFTTFSTMALDVVKDLEDGKWLTGGGYVLLTVVSGVVLFSLGYGYML, from the coding sequence ATGATCGGTATCGCAATTGGTGGATTTTTAGGAGCAATCACGCGTTACGTATTTTACTTATTGGTTGAAAGTCGATTATGGCAGCCAAAAGTCGCAACTTGGCTAGTTAACACTATTGGTTCATTGGTACTTGGTCTATTTATAGGCAGCGGCAATTTGTCGGTTTTTTGGATTACTGGATTTCTTGGAGCTTTTACAACGTTTTCAACGATGGCTTTGGATGTTGTAAAAGATTTAGAGGACGGCAAATGGTTAACAGGCGGCGGCTACGTTTTACTCACTGTAGTCAGTGGAGTTGTGCTGTTTAGCTTAGGCTATGGTTACATGCTTTAA
- a CDS encoding fluoride efflux transporter FluC, translating to MKRILAVGLGGMIGSLLRASIYMAVAEGLGLWLVNIAGSFLIGLAAVRLTRKSAELRLLISTGLLGSFTTFSAFSADWFHQLESSIWWGLVFAMTMTVACIAAAGAGLWTGRKGVPS from the coding sequence ATGAAAAGAATACTGGCGGTAGGGCTTGGCGGAATGATCGGATCGCTTTTGCGTGCAAGCATATACATGGCGGTCGCAGAAGGATTGGGTCTTTGGCTTGTCAATATAGCGGGTAGCTTTTTAATTGGACTAGCGGCTGTTCGATTAACTCGGAAATCGGCAGAGCTGAGGTTATTGATATCAACCGGGTTGTTAGGGTCGTTTACGACGTTTTCAGCATTTTCAGCTGACTGGTTCCACCAGCTAGAGTCGTCTATCTGGTGGGGCTTGGTTTTTGCTATGACGATGACAGTTGCATGCATTGCAGCAGCAGGAGCAGGTCTGTGGACTGGTCGAAAAGGAGTACCGTCATGA
- a CDS encoding penicillin acylase family protein encodes MEKKVKRKTWLKWLLGVLGVLVTVAVAALIFVNVYITKSKPVIEGQVAVAILDTDATVTRDEIGVPHIQADTDADLYRAQGYVQAQDRMFQMDLSRRQASGQLAEVIGADAVDTDKFFRTFSLRDAAEKSWEGYDAEAKQVLEWYTEGVNAYMEEAKENGDLSFEFALLGYEPTEWTTVDSLTIGKFMAYDLGGHWNTLAVRHWALNEFPEDKARELFIQYPENAPAILAANKQQSVKVAGEFDTSVIPPEFNGSNNWVVSGDKTASGKPLLADDPHLGLSTPSIWYQMHLESPKQNVSGVIFAGIPGIILGHNEEIAWGVTNVGPDVQDLYIETPNPENPTQFRYEGAWEQAEVRKEPIKVKDGETEDFEVLVTRHGPVVSNILYDKEQAGAVFSMQWTALEPTLELQAVLNFNKASNWEEFELALEDFQAPAQNFVFASTDGTIAYKANGRIPIRKSGDGQLPVPGDSADYGWEGYIPFDELPRSVNPEEGFIATANNEVIDNAYPYHITDFWAQPYRYERIAEVLEASDELTAQDMMDLQMDQKNLYAAEFLADMIATVRSKTDDYDEVLTMLEEWDQVDSKEQAAPLVFHKWIKQLPETLLAEEFPKDVFKMLDGKNHITDEMMRNAFAGKEGVWVTEYGGVEKWLVDSLETAVTEIEDEQGTDLADWNWGEQHQLTFPHPLASASPIFAEFLNPDPVPIGGSNITVQAAASTPEGNVDHGASWRFVADLADLSSAYHIVGPGLSGHLKSDYFHNQVDDWAEGDFHETEIIDDVEGSILILKAE; translated from the coding sequence GTTCCTCATATACAGGCAGACACAGACGCAGATCTTTACCGGGCGCAAGGGTATGTGCAGGCGCAGGACCGGATGTTCCAAATGGATTTATCGCGCAGACAAGCGAGTGGGCAATTGGCAGAAGTAATCGGAGCAGATGCAGTCGATACCGATAAGTTTTTCCGAACTTTTAGTTTGCGAGATGCTGCTGAAAAATCTTGGGAAGGCTACGATGCAGAAGCTAAGCAAGTACTAGAATGGTATACAGAAGGCGTCAATGCTTATATGGAAGAGGCAAAAGAAAATGGTGATTTGAGTTTTGAATTTGCGCTTCTCGGTTATGAACCTACCGAGTGGACAACAGTAGATTCGCTGACAATCGGCAAATTCATGGCTTATGATCTTGGAGGACATTGGAACACACTTGCTGTTCGCCACTGGGCATTGAACGAATTTCCAGAAGACAAAGCACGCGAGTTATTTATCCAATACCCTGAAAACGCACCGGCAATTTTGGCGGCAAATAAACAACAGTCAGTCAAAGTAGCCGGTGAATTCGACACTTCTGTGATTCCACCTGAATTTAACGGTAGCAACAACTGGGTGGTGTCAGGTGACAAAACAGCGAGTGGTAAACCTTTGCTCGCAGATGATCCGCATCTTGGTCTTAGTACTCCGTCTATTTGGTACCAGATGCATTTAGAATCACCTAAACAAAATGTAAGTGGAGTTATTTTTGCTGGTATTCCGGGAATTATTCTTGGTCACAATGAAGAAATTGCTTGGGGTGTTACTAATGTTGGACCGGATGTCCAGGACCTTTATATCGAAACACCCAATCCTGAAAATCCGACACAGTTTCGTTATGAAGGAGCATGGGAACAAGCAGAAGTAAGGAAAGAGCCCATCAAGGTGAAAGACGGAGAAACGGAAGACTTTGAAGTGTTGGTGACAAGGCATGGTCCTGTTGTTTCGAATATACTGTACGATAAAGAACAGGCAGGAGCGGTCTTTTCCATGCAGTGGACAGCTCTTGAGCCGACACTTGAATTACAAGCAGTACTAAATTTCAATAAAGCATCCAATTGGGAAGAATTCGAACTGGCGCTAGAAGATTTTCAAGCACCTGCGCAAAACTTTGTCTTCGCTTCCACAGATGGAACAATCGCCTATAAAGCAAATGGTCGGATTCCTATCCGAAAATCAGGAGATGGACAATTGCCAGTTCCGGGAGATTCAGCTGACTACGGCTGGGAAGGCTATATACCTTTTGATGAGCTGCCACGATCGGTCAATCCAGAAGAAGGGTTTATTGCGACAGCGAATAATGAAGTGATTGACAATGCTTATCCTTATCACATTACTGATTTCTGGGCGCAACCGTATCGTTATGAACGGATTGCGGAGGTGCTAGAAGCATCAGATGAATTGACAGCACAGGATATGATGGATTTGCAGATGGACCAGAAGAATTTATACGCCGCTGAATTTTTAGCGGATATGATTGCTACGGTACGTAGTAAAACGGATGACTACGATGAAGTATTGACAATGCTCGAAGAGTGGGACCAAGTTGATAGTAAAGAACAGGCTGCGCCTTTAGTATTCCATAAATGGATTAAGCAATTACCGGAGACTTTGCTTGCCGAAGAGTTTCCGAAAGACGTTTTTAAAATGTTGGATGGAAAAAATCACATCACGGATGAAATGATGCGCAATGCATTTGCTGGGAAAGAAGGCGTTTGGGTAACGGAATACGGCGGTGTGGAAAAATGGCTTGTGGATTCATTAGAGACAGCGGTTACTGAAATTGAAGATGAACAAGGGACGGACTTGGCTGATTGGAACTGGGGAGAGCAACATCAATTAACTTTCCCACATCCACTAGCAAGTGCATCTCCAATTTTTGCTGAATTTCTTAATCCAGATCCCGTGCCAATTGGAGGTTCTAATATTACCGTGCAAGCTGCGGCATCTACGCCAGAAGGTAATGTTGATCACGGAGCATCGTGGCGTTTTGTAGCAGATCTTGCGGATTTATCGAGCGCTTATCATATTGTAGGTCCTGGACTGAGTGGGCATTTGAAATCGGATTACTTCCATAACCAAGTGGACGATTGGGCTGAAGGGGATTTCCACGAAACCGAAATCATCGATGACGTGGAAGGATCGATATTAATATTAAAAGCTGAATAA